In a genomic window of Bacteroidota bacterium:
- a CDS encoding ArsA family ATPase, giving the protein MPPRILLFTGKGGVGKTTCAAATALEAARRGHRTLVLSSDPAHSLADALDRPLDPEPTDVAENLHAMEVDLYYSMQKYWSSMRDLMLSVFKWQGVDRIAAEEMAALPGMGEASALLWLDKFYRSGDYDLIVLDSAPTGETLTLLTLPQVAQWWVSKAFPFQKTAFKLGGLAVRKTTGIPLDRGYAELDRLFGVLGEMQRVLQDPAVASTRLVMNPERMVIAEARRAYTYLQLYGYGVDAVVVNRIIPPEQAGEVMAAYVAAQAGYLEEIEGSFSPLPILRVPHVGREVFGLDLLREIGAGLYAERDPAEVFYAEQAYRMDTEGEAYVLSAHLPFAEADDVSAEQFGDELVVQVRNQRRTFGLPNFLAYYRLASAALDGDWLRARFEPQAGM; this is encoded by the coding sequence ATGCCCCCTCGCATCCTCCTCTTCACCGGCAAGGGCGGCGTCGGCAAGACGACCTGCGCTGCGGCGACGGCGCTCGAGGCCGCCCGGCGCGGCCACCGCACGCTCGTCCTCTCGTCCGACCCCGCGCACTCCCTCGCCGACGCGCTCGACCGCCCGCTCGACCCCGAGCCGACCGACGTTGCGGAGAACCTCCACGCGATGGAGGTCGACCTCTACTACTCGATGCAGAAGTACTGGTCGAGCATGCGCGACCTCATGCTCTCCGTCTTCAAGTGGCAGGGCGTGGACCGGATCGCGGCCGAGGAGATGGCGGCGCTCCCCGGCATGGGCGAGGCCTCGGCGCTCCTCTGGCTCGACAAGTTCTACCGCTCGGGCGACTACGACCTCATCGTCCTCGACTCCGCCCCGACGGGCGAGACGCTGACGCTCCTCACGCTCCCGCAGGTCGCGCAGTGGTGGGTCTCGAAGGCGTTCCCGTTCCAGAAGACGGCCTTCAAGCTCGGCGGCCTCGCCGTCCGCAAGACGACCGGCATCCCGCTCGACCGGGGCTACGCCGAGCTCGACCGCCTCTTCGGGGTCCTCGGCGAGATGCAGCGGGTGCTGCAGGACCCAGCCGTCGCCTCGACCCGGCTCGTGATGAACCCAGAGCGGATGGTGATCGCCGAGGCGCGGCGGGCCTACACCTACCTCCAGCTCTACGGCTACGGCGTCGACGCGGTCGTCGTCAACCGGATCATCCCGCCGGAGCAGGCCGGCGAGGTGATGGCGGCCTACGTCGCGGCGCAGGCGGGCTACCTGGAGGAGATCGAGGGCAGCTTCTCGCCGCTGCCGATCTTGCGCGTGCCGCACGTCGGGCGCGAGGTCTTCGGCCTCGACTTGCTGCGCGAGATCGGGGCCGGCCTCTACGCCGAGCGCGACCCGGCCGAGGTCTTTTACGCCGAGCAGGCCTACCGGATGGACACCGAGGGCGAGGCCTACGTCCTCTCGGCCCACCTCCCGTTCGCCGAGGCCGACGACGTCTCGGCCGAGCAGTTCGGGGACGAACTCGTGGTGCAGGTCCGCAACCAGCGGCGCACGTTCGGGCTGCCGAACTTCCTGGCCTACTACCGCCTCGCCTCGGCTGCGCTCGACGGCGACTGGCTCCGGGCGCGCTTCGAGCCGCAGGCCGGGATGTAG
- a CDS encoding type ISP restriction/modification enzyme → MPRADARARLAAGYRVEKMKLDAEAGTLRVNDAVTLTGIPAEAHRYRLGNRSALEWLVDQLRVKTDKRSQITHDPNAAFAGDELLQLIRRVTHVSVETVRIVESLPDLGLPEA, encoded by the coding sequence CTGCCCCGTGCCGACGCTCGCGCCCGACTCGCCGCCGGCTACCGCGTCGAGAAGATGAAGCTCGACGCCGAGGCCGGGACGCTCCGCGTCAACGACGCCGTCACCCTCACCGGCATCCCGGCGGAGGCGCACCGCTACCGGCTCGGCAACCGCTCCGCCCTCGAATGGCTCGTCGACCAGCTCCGCGTCAAGACCGACAAGCGCAGCCAGATCACCCACGACCCCAACGCCGCCTTCGCCGGCGACGAGTTGCTCCAACTCATCCGCCGCGTCACGCACGTCAGCGTCGAGACCGTGCGGATCGTCGAGAGCCTGCCCGACCTCGGCCTGCCGGAGGCGTGA
- a CDS encoding DUF5715 family protein, which translates to MRRLALAALVLAGCQSPDSDRTLGLASDFDAAADSADAVSARVLAQNLDRLTALADSVEAALRPVPLLTSAERRALGRYSNTQHLAAARRLGVPQPVTDAARTDLVAEGRLVPLEDSEFWTVRKLDYSSALVTPDTRALLEEVGQRFQARLAAFGLPPLRFEVTSVLRTADDQARLRQTNPNAARGASAHQFGTTVDLAYSSFRAPQGPVLGLDTADVPWLAAPLRRVEALAVETGAARMSRELQAELGDVLVAMQDEGKVLALLEVRQPVYHITVAQRY; encoded by the coding sequence ATGCGCCGCCTCGCCCTCGCCGCCCTCGTCCTCGCCGGGTGCCAGTCCCCGGATTCTGACCGGACGCTGGGTCTTGCTTCTGACTTCGACGCCGCTGCGGACTCGGCCGACGCCGTCAGCGCGCGCGTCCTCGCCCAGAACCTGGACCGCCTCACCGCACTCGCCGACTCGGTCGAGGCCGCGCTCCGACCCGTCCCGCTCTTGACCTCGGCCGAGCGCCGCGCCCTCGGGCGCTACTCCAACACCCAGCACCTCGCCGCCGCCCGCCGTCTCGGCGTCCCGCAGCCCGTCACCGACGCCGCCCGCACCGACCTCGTCGCCGAAGGCCGCCTCGTGCCGCTGGAGGACTCCGAGTTCTGGACCGTCCGCAAACTCGACTACTCGTCGGCGCTCGTCACGCCGGACACGCGGGCGCTCCTCGAAGAGGTCGGGCAGCGCTTCCAGGCCCGCCTCGCCGCGTTCGGCCTGCCCCCGCTCCGGTTCGAGGTGACCTCGGTGCTGCGCACGGCCGACGACCAGGCGCGCCTACGCCAGACCAACCCCAACGCGGCGCGCGGCGCGAGCGCCCACCAGTTCGGCACGACGGTCGACCTCGCCTACAGCAGCTTCCGCGCTCCGCAAGGCCCAGTGCTCGGCCTCGACACCGCCGACGTGCCCTGGCTCGCTGCGCCGCTCCGCCGCGTCGAAGCCCTGGCGGTCGAGACTGGTGCCGCCCGGATGTCGCGTGAGCTCCAGGCCGAACTCGGCGACGTGCTCGTTGCGATGCAGGACGAGGGCAAGGTGCTGGCGCTCCTCGAAGTCCGGCAGCCCGTCTACCACATCACCGTCGCCCAGCGGTATTAG